The Rhodothermus marinus DSM 4252 DNA segment TCGACAACCTGGAGCGGGCCCTGGCCTTCGATTCCCAGGATGTGGAAGGGGTGGTGGAAGGGCTGGATGTGCTTAAGGAGCGCTTTGAGATCTTGATGCAACAAGGGCGGGAGGCGTATCTACCCCTGCGTGCAGGCAAAAGCGAAGACAAGGCGGCCGAGGCCGTGCTGGAGCACTTCCGCGACCGGGAGGCGCGCGAGGCTTTCTACGCCTACTTTCGCGAACTGCAGGAGGTGTACGAAATCCTTTCGCCCGATCCCTTCCTGCGCCCTTTCCTGGAAGACTATCGCGCCCTGGTGGCGATGTACCGTCTGCTGCGCAGCGCCTATGAGCCGCACGTGTCGGTAGACAAATCCTTCCTGCGCAAGACGGCCGAGATCGTCCAACAACACACCACCACGCAGGCCGTCCACGAGCCCCAGGCCACCTACGAGATCGGCGCCGGTGCGCTGCTGGCGCTCGTCGCTCAGGACAAACCCGACGCGGTCAAGGTTTTCAACCTGCTCCGGGCACTGCATCGCCTGGTGGAAGCCCAAGGGAAGGAACAGCCCCACCTGATCCCCATCGGCGAGCGGGCCGAAGCCATCCGTCAGGCTTACGAAGCGCGGCAGATGAACAGCCAGCAGGCCTTGGAAGCCCTGAACGACCTGGTGCGCCGCCTGCAAGAAGCCGAGGAAGAGTGGCGCGAGAGCGACCTTACACCGGAAGCCTTTGCCGTGGCCTGGTGGTTGCGGGTGCAAAAGGAGATGGACGCACCGCAAGCCCATCGTCTGGCCGCCCAAATCGAACCGGCCTTCCAGGCCTTCCCCCACTGGGCCACCAGCCAGTACCAGGAGCGCGAGCTGCGCAAGCAACTCTACAAAATCCTGGTCGAGGCGGGAGTCAAGGAAGTGGTCGCCTGGGCCGACGAAGTGTTGACCCTGTTACGGGGGATATCCTCATGAGCCAACGCGGAACAAAGCACGCAGAAGCCACATCGCCCTTGCAGGAGGCCATCTCCCGTGACATCCTGTTGGCCGAGGTGTGGGCTTGGGCGCGACGCATCGGCGTGGAGGAGCGCCTGCGCGAGGTGCGCATCCAGCCCATGACGCGCAAGTGGGCCAGCGTTTCCACCCGCGGGCGGCTGACCTTGAGCCGCGACCTGCTCGACCAACCAGCGGCCTTTCGGCGCCAGGTCATTGTGCACGAGTTGGTGCACCTCAAACTCCGCCACGGCGGGCACACGAAACTCTTCCACGCCCTGGTGCGGGCCTATCTGACTCAGTATGAAGGTAGGGATGCATAAAGGCCAGGCGGTACGGGCTGGAAGCAGGGCGTTACAGGTGCCACTGAAGTTGAAGCTGAAAGTGGCGGGGTGGGGCCAGCAAGGCAGGCCGTTCTACATAGTAGTAGTCCAGGGCATTTTTGACTAGAAAAGTTAGCGTTAGCGACGAGACCTGCCAGCGCAGGCGCAGGTCGAGCACGCGCACCGGCACGGTCACCTCGGCGTCCGGCACGAAGCGCGCAAACTCGGTATCGATACGCTCCGGGCGGCTGGCCACGCGCAGGTCTGCACCCAGCGCCAGATGGGACGGCAGCATCATCGTGAGGCTCGTTTTGAGCAGGTGGCGGCTCCGGAACGACAGCGGCAGGGGTTCGGGACCGGTCAGGTCTTTCGCGTCCAGCAGGGTGTAGCCGAGCATTCCTTCCAGCCAGCCGCCCAGCAGGCGGACGTCCAGGGTGGTCTCCAGACCGCGAATGCGGGCGCGCGTCAGGTTGACGAACTGAAAGGCCAGGCGCTCGGCCTGAAAGCGCGGCTCGACGAGGTCCCGGTAGTCGGTCCAGAACAGCGCCAGCGTGCCGTTCAGCTCGGCCAGCAGACCCGCGCGGTAACGATAGCGGAGCCCCACCTCATAACCGGTGCTGGTTTCGGGACGCAGGTCCGGGTTGGCGACGATCGGGAAGAATTCCTGGTTTTCGATGTAGCGCTCGGCCACGCCGGGCACGCGGAATCCCAGTCCGAAGGCGGCGTGCAGCGTCAGACCGGGCCGCGCCTGGAACAGTACGTTGGTGCGTGGACTGAGCCGGGTAATCCACCGGTCGGCGCGGATCTGGTAGGCGTCGAAGCGCAGGCCGCCGATCAGGCGCCAGCGCGCCGTGAGCGCCTCTTCCCACTGGCCGAAGACGGCCACTTCGGGCTGGCTCCGAAACGGATGACCGTCTTCGGACGGAAAGAACGAGGAGCGCGTGGCGACGGCGTCGGCTGAAGCGCCGAAGGTCAGGTAGCGTCCTTCGACCGGCTGCCAGTCGAGCTGAAACTGACCGCCGTAGCGAAAGCCCAGCGTGCCTTTCGACAGCGGTTTGGGGCGGCCCTGTTCGTCGATGGGGCGCAGGGCCAGCACGTAAAGCCGACCACCGATCGTGTAGAAAAGATTGCGGCCGGGTGCGTGCGTGAAGGCCGGCAGGAGCGTCCACTGGAGCGACTGGGTATCGTTGGCACCGACGGCATCTTGGGCTCCGGTGGTGGGAATGCCGCCGGGGTTGAGCGGGTCGCGCAGGCCGTTCCAGTACAGAAACGAGTCGTTGCGTCGCCAGGTCAGGCCCGAGAGCACTACGACGCGTGCACCGGCGGCCGGCTGCCAGCGCAGCTTCGTGTAACCCTGCAGCATGGTGCGTTCGCTGAAGTTCAGGTGGCCCGTGTCGCGCAGATAGGTGAGGTGGATCCAGCCGCCGAGCCGGTCGCTCAGGCGTCGGGCATGCGTGAAAATCGCGGTGCCGAAGGGCCGCCAGTGCCGCGCTCCTTCCCAGTGTGCCCGCCATTCCTCATGACGCACAGGCTCGTAGGCACCGCCGGAAAGGCGCACTTCCGTTTCGGGCTGTTCCGGAAAATCGCGCGTGACGACCTGAATCACACCGCCCAGCGCGCCGCTTCCGTAGAGCGCCGAGCCCGGACCTTTGAGCACTTCGATCCGGTCGATCTGGGCCACGGGCAGGAGCTCGAAAGGCACGCCGTCGGCATCGGGCGACAGCATTGGGAAGCCGTCGATCAGCAGCAGCACGCGGCTTCCTGCATTGTAGGTGAAGCCCGACGAGCCCCGGATGTTGACCTGATTGCCCGTCATCTGCACGCCGGGAATGTAGCGCAGTGCGTCGTCGAGCGTGAACAGGCCGCGGGCGGTCACGTCGGCCAGCGACAGCACCGACAGGCTGATGGGCACCTGTTCCAGCGGCTGGGCTCGCCGCGCGGCCGTCACGACCACTTCCGGGGCCTCGATGACGGTGGGGACCAGTGCAAAGTCCAGACGCCGATGCGCACCCGGCGTGAGCGTGACAGTCTGTTCCGCCGGCACGTAGCCAACGGCCGAAGCGCGCACCGTATAGGTTCCGGGTGGGATGTTCACGATCAGGTAACGTCCTTCGGCGTCGGTGGCATCGCCGTAGAGCGTGCCGGTGAGCACCACGTTCACGCCAGCGAGCGGCGTGCCGTAGACGTCGCGCACGGTGCCCTCCAGCGTCGCGCGTTCGGGCTGGGCGCGCAGCGGCAGGGCGATAAGGAGGAGCAGCAGGCTGCTGTATCTCATGGCGATCCCGGAAAACGGGCAGGGTTCCGAAAGTCGGCCTCCAGCACGATGGGGCGGCGCTCACCCGGTCGGAGGATGAGCGGCCGGTCGTAGACCACCAGCGGCCGCCAGTCCAGTAGGCCCGGACCGAATTTCCAGGCGATGCCGCTGTAGCGAAACGTGTCGGCGGCCACGCCTTCCAGATCGATCACGACGCGGAACGTGTCCGAATCGACAAAGCGCCGTAGCGTATCGCTATATTCTATCTCGTTGAAGCGCAGCAGCAGATCCAGCGCGCTCTGCGGCACGAAGCGCATCGCCACGAAGCGCAGCTCACGCACGGAGTCCGGATGCGGCCAGGGCCCGTTGTAGTACACGGTGCCCTCGATGACGGCCAGCGGCGAAGGCGGAGGCGGGGCCAGTCCGCCGTCGCAACCGGCCAGCAGCAAGATGACAGGAAATAAAAGGGTTAAAGGCTTTCGCGTGGGTTGTCCGTGAATTCGGGACCGAACCGGTCGGGAACGTGTTGAATGCGCCGCGCAGGGTTTGGCGCCGGAGCCGTGTGAATGTATATTTTCGACCGCCGTCTTGCAGTTCGAGCCGTGCATGCAGAAAAACAGCCACCGAGGCTCGACGCGGTTGTAAGCGGTTTCTATGGACGTAAGCCAGAAGATCATCGATGCGGTTGTCTGATCTGCACTACGATTATCCTAAAAGCCTGGTCGCCAAGTATCCGGCCGAGCCGCGCGACAGCGCCCGACTGATGGTGCTCGACCGCAAGCGCAGGACCATCGAACATCGCATTTTCCGCGACATTGTCGATTATTTCAACGAAGGCGATGTTCTGGTGGTCAATAATACGAAAGTTTTTCCGGCGCGGCTCTACGGCCGCAAGGAGAAAACTGGAGCCAAAATCGAAGTCCTGCTGCTGCGTGAGCTGAATGCCGAAAGCCGCCTCTGGGACGCGCTTGTCGATCCGGCCCGCAAGATCCGGGTGGGCAACAAGATCTACTTCGACGGCGGGCTGGTGGCCGAGGTGATCGACAACACGACTTCGCGCGGCCGTACGATCCGGTTCCTCTTCGACGGCAGCGACGAAGAGCTCTATCAGAAAATCGAAGAAGTCGGCCACATGCCGCTGCCGCCCTACATCAAGCGCGAAGACGAGCCGGAGGATCGCGAGCGCTATCAGACAATCTTTGCGCAGGAGACGGGTTCGGTGGCGGCTCCGACGGCCGGTTTGCACTTTACGCCGGAGCTGGTCGAGCGCCTGAAGCAGAAAGGCGTCGACATCGTGCCCATCACGCTGCACGTGGGACTGGGCACGTTTCGGCCGATCGAGGTCGAGGACCTCACCAAGCATCGCATGGATTCTGAGTACTTTACCATCACCGAGGAGGCGGCCGAGCGCATCAATCGCGCCCTGCTTTCCCCGGAGCACACCGTGACGGCCGTGGGGACGACGGTGGTGCGGGCGCTCGAGTCGAGCATCTCGGCCACCGGCACGGTCAAGCCCGGTTTTGGCTGGACGGACAAGTTCATCTATCCGCCTTACGACTTCAAAATCGTCGAGCGGCTCATTACCAACTTCCACATGCCGCGCAGCACGCTGCTGGCGCTGGTGGTGGCGTTTGCCGGGTACGACTTTGTCATGGAGGCCTACCGCACCGCCGTTCAGGAAAAATACCGGCTGTTTTCCTTCGGAGATGCCATGCTGATTCTCTGACGGGAGGGTAGGCGAATGACCGAGGCGGTGCAGCAGCAAGGCGTGGGTCGGGTAGCCGTGCTGGTGCCGGCGGCCGGGCGCGGATCGCGGCTGGGAGGACCGCGCAAGCAGTTTCGGCGACTGGGCGGACGGCCACTCCTGGAGCAGACGCTTCGTGCTTTCGCGCTGCACCCGGAGGTGGACGGCCTGATCGTCGCGGTGCCGGCCGATCGGGTGAAACAGGTGGCGACGTCGCTTCAGGCCGCCGGAATCCCGAAGGTCTGGCAGGTGGTAGCCGGGGGACGGACGCGCCAGGAGTCGGTGCAGGCGGCGCTTGCCGCCTTGCCCCCGGATGTGGCGCTGGTACTCGTTCACGATGCCGTGCGGCCGTTCATCCTGCCGGAGCAGATTTCGGCCGTTATCGAAGCGACGCGCCGCGTTGGGGCGGCTGCGCTGGCCATTCCGGAAGCCGACACCGTGCGGCGCGTGCGCGACGGCCTGCTGGGCGAGACGGTGCCGCGTGCCGGCCTCTACCGGATGCAGACGCCGCAGGGATTCCGGCGCGACTGGCTGGAAGCCGCCCACCAGCAACCCGGCGAAGCCGCCGCCACCGACGATGTCGAACTGGTGCAGCGGCTGGGCTACCCGGTCGCGTGCGTGCCCGGTAGCAGCTTCAACTTCAAGATCACCACGGCCGAGGACTGGGAGCTGGCCCAGATGCTCTGGCCGCAGTGGGAAACACGCCTGCGCCAAAAGCTGACCGAGAACGCATGACGGCTTTTCGCATCGGCTTCGGCTACGACGTACATCGACTGGTCCCGGGGCGTCCGCTCATCCTGGGCGGCGTACGCATCCCCTCGGAGCGGGGGCTGGCCGGCCACTCCGACGCCGACGTGCTGCTGCATGCCATCGCCGACGCCCTGCTGGGAGCCGCCGCATTGGGCGACATCGGCCGGCACTTCCCGGACACCGATCCGCGCTGGAAGGATGCCGACAGCCTGGAGCTGCTTCGTCAGGTGTATCATCAGGTCGTTGCGGCCGGCTACGAAGTGGCCAACGTCGATAGCACCGTGGTACTGGAGCGACCACGCCTCCGGCCTCACATTGATGCCATGCGCGCTAATATTGCCCGCGTGCTGGCCCTTCCGGCCGAAGCCGTCTCGGTCAAGGCCACGACCAGCGAGGGTATGGGCTTTGTCGGGATCGGCGAGGGGGCCGTGGCGTTTGCCGTCTGTCTGCTTCGCCCACGCACCGTTGAATCATAAGCGCACATGGACTGGCTGGCCGATCTGACGCAGTGGGCGCTACAGGTGCCGCCGTTCTGGGTATATGTGGCGCTGCTGGTGATTGCCTACGGCGAAAACGTGGTGCCGCCCATTCCCGGCGATCTGTTCGTCGTGTTCTGTGGCTACCTGGCGGGGCGGGGCACGCTGGAGCTGTGGCTGGTGATTCTGCTTTCGACCATAGGAGGCGCAGCCGGCTTCATGACCATGTACGCGGTGGGCTACCGGATCGGAACGGCCGTGCTGGACCCCGAGCGACTTCGCTGGCTTCCCAAGCAGCGTATCTACCAGGTGCAACGCTGGATGCAGCGCTGGGGCTACGGGATCGTGGCGGCCAATCGGTTTCTGAGCGGCGCCCGCTCGGTCATTTCGCTGACCGTAGGCATGGCCCACATGCGTCCGGGCAAGACGGCCCTGCTGGCTACCCTCAGCGCATTTGTGTGGACCACGCTGATCGCCTATCTGGGCTATGCCGTCGGCGAAAACTGGCCTGTCGTGCGCCATTATCTGCAGCTTTACGGCTGGGTCGTGCTGGGGGTGCTGGGTCTGATCGCGCTGGTTGTGGCCGTCCGCGCCTGGTGGCGTCGCACCCGGACGACGCGCGTTTCATGAGCTCTTGAAGCGCATTTTTATTGACAGCCGCGGAACTCCTGGGCTAAATTAGCATTCTCGAAGCTGCTCCGACGAGCTGGCGTAGCTCAACTGGTAGAGCAGCTCACTTGTAATGAGCAGGTTGGGGGTTCGAGTCCCTCCGCCAGCTCCTGATTGTAAATTTGGCGTGGGGTGGGCACACGGGGGCGGCGATGTTCATTTAAGGGAACGAAACGGGCAGGTACCGAAGTGGCCAAACGGGGCAGACTGTAAATCTGCTGGCGCAACGCCTTCGGAGGTTCGAATCCTCCCCTGCCCACCACGGTCGAGCGGGAGTAGCTCAGATGGTAGAGCATCAGCCTTCCAAGCTGAGGGTCGCGGGTTCGAGTCCCGTCTCCCGCTCCTGATAGCAAAGCCGCCTTAGCTCAGTGGTAGAGCACTTCCATGGTAAGGAAGGGGTCGTCGGTTCAAATCCGACAGGCGGCTCAAACGACGATGCCCTCGGGCATCGGGCCGTGCTCCCGAAAGGGAGCGCTTTTTCACTATGAATGAAAACCAAAAAGGACAACAGCCATGGCGAAGGAGGTATTTCAGCGGACGAAGCCGCACGTGAACATAGGGACGATTGGTCACGTCGACCACGGCAAGACGACGCTGACGGCGGCCATCACGCAGGTGTTGGCCAAGCGGGTGCCGGACCCGGTCAACAAGCCGCGCACGTTTGATTCGATTGACAACGCGCCGGAGGAGCGGGAGCGTGGGATTACGATTGCCACGGCGCACGTGGAGTACGCGACCGAGAAGCGGCACTATGCGCACGTGGACTGTCCGGGTCACGCCGACTACGTGAAGAACATGATCACGGGTGCGGCGCAGATGGACGGGGCGATTCTGGTGGTGGCGGCCACCGATGGCCCGATGCCGCAGACGCGCGAGCACATTCTGCTGGCGCGTCAGGTGGGGGTGCCCTACATTGTGGTGTTTTTGAACAAGGTGGACCTGGTCGACGACGAGGAGTTGTTGGAGTTGGTGGAGATGGAGGTGCGGGAGTTGTTGAGCCAGTACGAGTTTCCTGGGGATGAGGTGCCGGTGATTCGGGGTAGTGCGTTGGGTGCGTTGAATGGGGATCCGCAGTGGGAGGACAAGATCATGGAGTTGATGAACGCGGTGGACGAGTACATTCCGACGCCGGTACGTGATAAGGACAAGCCGTTTTTGATGCCGATCGAGGACGTGTTTTCGATCACGGGTCGTGGTACGGTGGTGACGGGTCGTATTGAGCGGGGTGTGGTGAAGGTAGGCGATCCGGTGGAGATTATTGGATTGCGGGAGGAGAAGTTGACGTCGGTGGTGACGGGAGTGGAGATGTTTCGCAAGC contains these protein-coding regions:
- the ispF gene encoding 2-C-methyl-D-erythritol 2,4-cyclodiphosphate synthase → MTAFRIGFGYDVHRLVPGRPLILGGVRIPSERGLAGHSDADVLLHAIADALLGAAALGDIGRHFPDTDPRWKDADSLELLRQVYHQVVAAGYEVANVDSTVVLERPRLRPHIDAMRANIARVLALPAEAVSVKATTSEGMGFVGIGEGAVAFAVCLLRPRTVES
- a CDS encoding DedA family protein — translated: MDWLADLTQWALQVPPFWVYVALLVIAYGENVVPPIPGDLFVVFCGYLAGRGTLELWLVILLSTIGGAAGFMTMYAVGYRIGTAVLDPERLRWLPKQRIYQVQRWMQRWGYGIVAANRFLSGARSVISLTVGMAHMRPGKTALLATLSAFVWTTLIAYLGYAVGENWPVVRHYLQLYGWVVLGVLGLIALVVAVRAWWRRTRTTRVS
- the tuf gene encoding elongation factor Tu yields the protein MAKEVFQRTKPHVNIGTIGHVDHGKTTLTAAITQVLAKRVPDPVNKPRTFDSIDNAPEERERGITIATAHVEYATEKRHYAHVDCPGHADYVKNMITGAAQMDGAILVVAATDGPMPQTREHILLARQVGVPYIVVFLNKVDLVDDEELLELVEMEVRELLSQYEFPGDEVPVIRGSALGALNGDPQWEDKIMELMNAVDEYIPTPVRDKDKPFLMPIEDVFSITGRGTVVTGRIERGVVKVGDPVEIIGLREEKLTSVVTGVEMFRKQLEQGEAGDNVGLLLRGIGKEDVERGMVVCAPGSVTPHREFECEVYVLSKEEGGRHTPFFNGYRPQFYFRTTDVTGDITLPEGVEMVMPGDNARFRVKLIYPVAMEEGLRFAIREGGRTVGAGVVTKILD
- a CDS encoding M48 family metallopeptidase: MSQRGTKHAEATSPLQEAISRDILLAEVWAWARRIGVEERLREVRIQPMTRKWASVSTRGRLTLSRDLLDQPAAFRRQVIVHELVHLKLRHGGHTKLFHALVRAYLTQYEGRDA
- the ispD gene encoding 2-C-methyl-D-erythritol 4-phosphate cytidylyltransferase yields the protein MTEAVQQQGVGRVAVLVPAAGRGSRLGGPRKQFRRLGGRPLLEQTLRAFALHPEVDGLIVAVPADRVKQVATSLQAAGIPKVWQVVAGGRTRQESVQAALAALPPDVALVLVHDAVRPFILPEQISAVIEATRRVGAAALAIPEADTVRRVRDGLLGETVPRAGLYRMQTPQGFRRDWLEAAHQQPGEAAATDDVELVQRLGYPVACVPGSSFNFKITTAEDWELAQMLWPQWETRLRQKLTENA
- a CDS encoding TonB-dependent receptor, with the protein product MRYSSLLLLLIALPLRAQPERATLEGTVRDVYGTPLAGVNVVLTGTLYGDATDAEGRYLIVNIPPGTYTVRASAVGYVPAEQTVTLTPGAHRRLDFALVPTVIEAPEVVVTAARRAQPLEQVPISLSVLSLADVTARGLFTLDDALRYIPGVQMTGNQVNIRGSSGFTYNAGSRVLLLIDGFPMLSPDADGVPFELLPVAQIDRIEVLKGPGSALYGSGALGGVIQVVTRDFPEQPETEVRLSGGAYEPVRHEEWRAHWEGARHWRPFGTAIFTHARRLSDRLGGWIHLTYLRDTGHLNFSERTMLQGYTKLRWQPAAGARVVVLSGLTWRRNDSFLYWNGLRDPLNPGGIPTTGAQDAVGANDTQSLQWTLLPAFTHAPGRNLFYTIGGRLYVLALRPIDEQGRPKPLSKGTLGFRYGGQFQLDWQPVEGRYLTFGASADAVATRSSFFPSEDGHPFRSQPEVAVFGQWEEALTARWRLIGGLRFDAYQIRADRWITRLSPRTNVLFQARPGLTLHAAFGLGFRVPGVAERYIENQEFFPIVANPDLRPETSTGYEVGLRYRYRAGLLAELNGTLALFWTDYRDLVEPRFQAERLAFQFVNLTRARIRGLETTLDVRLLGGWLEGMLGYTLLDAKDLTGPEPLPLSFRSRHLLKTSLTMMLPSHLALGADLRVASRPERIDTEFARFVPDAEVTVPVRVLDLRLRWQVSSLTLTFLVKNALDYYYVERPALLAPPRHFQLQLQWHL
- the queA gene encoding tRNA preQ1(34) S-adenosylmethionine ribosyltransferase-isomerase QueA, whose amino-acid sequence is MRLSDLHYDYPKSLVAKYPAEPRDSARLMVLDRKRRTIEHRIFRDIVDYFNEGDVLVVNNTKVFPARLYGRKEKTGAKIEVLLLRELNAESRLWDALVDPARKIRVGNKIYFDGGLVAEVIDNTTSRGRTIRFLFDGSDEELYQKIEEVGHMPLPPYIKREDEPEDRERYQTIFAQETGSVAAPTAGLHFTPELVERLKQKGVDIVPITLHVGLGTFRPIEVEDLTKHRMDSEYFTITEEAAERINRALLSPEHTVTAVGTTVVRALESSISATGTVKPGFGWTDKFIYPPYDFKIVERLITNFHMPRSTLLALVVAFAGYDFVMEAYRTAVQEKYRLFSFGDAMLIL